CGTAAATAGTCGTCTAACAACCGATAGGCATCTTCGTCTATATGAAACACTATTCCGCCTAAATTTACAGTCAATGTTTTTTTCATTTTATTTTTCTTTTAGTTTTGTTCAATACCTGCAATATGATTTACCGTTTCATTCAACTCTTCCCAAGAAAGCCGTAACTCTTTAAGAAAAATCTCACCCTTCTCCGTTATACGGTAATATTTACGGGGAGGCCCCTGAGTAGATTCTATCCATTCATAGCCTAACAATTCATCATTTTTCAAACGGGTCAATAATGGGTATAATGTACCTTCTACCACAATAAGCTTCGCCTCTTTCAATTTTTGAATAATATCCGAAGCATAAGCTTGCTCTTTGTGCAGCAATAACATGATGCAATATTCAAGCATTCCTTTGCGCATCTGCGACTTTACATTATCTACATTCATAGCTCAATTGTTTTACAACACAAACATAGGTATTATTTAGTACTATGCAAAACATAGTACCTTATTTTTTAATTAATTAACTTTTAGCTTATTCAAAAAAAGGAACAGAAATAAAAAAATAACTATATTCGCAACATAAAAAAGCAATATAAATGTTTACTCTAAGAAAAGCAGCCATAGCCGATTGTGAGCTGATCAACGAATTGGCCAAAGAGATATTTCCCAAAACCTATGAAGAGATTTTGTCCAAAGAACAACTGGAATATATGTTTGAGTGGATGTACTCTATTGACAATTTGCATAAACAGATGAATGAAGGACACCAATATTTTATTGCTTATAAAGAGGATAAGGCCTGTGGATATATATCCATTCAACAAGAAGAGAATGACCTTTTTCATCTGCAAAAAATCTATGTACTCCCTTCCTTTCAAAATATGCATGTGGGTAGCTTCCTATTCCGTAAAGCCATAGAATATATTAGAAGCATACACCCGCAAAAATGCACGATAGAGCTAAACGTAAACAGAGAAAATAAAGCTGTAGAGTTTTATGAGCGCATGGGAATGCAGAAAATCCGTCAAGGAGATTTTCACATCGGCAACGGATATTATATGAATGATTACATCATGGGGCTAACACTGGAATCAGCAACTTCCTGAGCCATACAGAAAGCTTGCTTGATACGATCTGCAAGTCCGATACCATCACGAATGCTTCCACCTAAAATTAAACCCGGATAAGTCCGCTGCAAATGAGAAATTGCTTCCAATCGACTTTCACTATCCGCTTCATATTGAGGTATTGCCCATTTATGACGGAAAACATGCAGTTTATCAGGTTCCGTACCAACAGGATAGCCCAACATACGATGAAGAGAATCCACCACCAGATCTTTTAGCTCATCATCACGAAGATCAAGCAACTCGGGATGCTTCATCCCTCCCACAAAGAAAGAGAGTGAAGCCCCATTTTCAGGAGCTCTCCCTGCATAGCAAGAGGAATTAAACAAGATACCTAGAACACGCTCTTTTTCTACTCCCGGTATTAATCCTCCAAAAGCTTGGGGGACATTTTTTCCGTCTTTCATCCCTACCCCTACCTGAATAACAGGAGCATACCTCAAAGAAACAATAGGTGCTAACTGTTCCGCAGCAAGAAACGGGAACAGAGAAGGCATAGCATAAGCAGGCACAGTAGAGATTACATGTTTAGCATGAATTAGCTCATTAGTAGTACCAAGATTGATCAACCATTCTTTGCCTGCAGGAGTTATCTGAAGTTGTTCTCCAAGAGAAAGGCGCATATTGTCAGACGTTACTTTTGCAGAGAGCGCAACTACCAGCGAGGCAAACCCTCCCTTTACAGAAAAGACCTCTTTCGATATACCTTGCTGCTTTTCTGCAAGTAAAATAGGCCGCCGCTTAATGGCTCCACGTACAAAGCTTCCATATTCAGCATCCAAACGATAGAGCTTAGGCATGGCAAAACGAGTTATCAGTTTCTCCGGATCTCCAGCATAAATACCGGAAATGAAAGGATCTACAGCATAATCAAGATAAGATTTTCCAAGACGACGACGAGTCAGTGAAGCAATACTTTCTAAAGGATCACGCCCTTTGCAACGGAAAGGTTCGAACAAGATCCTTATCTTATCAGACCAAGTAAACAGTGGTGTTGCAATGGCGGCTTTATGTCCCGCAGGCAAAGGATGAAAAGCTCCTTTTTTCCAGATAAGGCGTACTTTAGATTCTTTTCGAGCAATCTCCAACGTGCACTCATCCTCCAAGGCTTTAAATAATTGAACAACTTCCATGTTAGAAACCACTCCGGTGTTAGGTCCCGATTCAAAAACAAAACCTTCATCGTATATCGTATGAAGTTGTCCTCCCACCTGATCTTTCTTTTCAAGCAAAAGAACTTTCAATCCTTTTTGCATCAATGTAAAGGTAGTGACCAATCCCGTAATTCCGGCACCAATAACAACTACATCTACCTCTTTTTCTATCTTTTCCATTTTTATCAATTATCTCTTAGCCAATATTTAAACAGGCTTAGAATATCTTTTAGCTCCTTCTTCCCTCATCAACGGATCGAATACAGCAGCCACATTTCTGACGTAAAGTTTTCCCTCTTCCGTCATCTTAATCTCTTCCGCACTATACGTTATGATACCATCAGCAGCCATTTCTTTCAACTTATCATTATCATAAGAAATGCCATCTTTGAGAGTTTCAAGAGATATACCCATCTGTTGTGCAAGCTTTGCCCAATTTAGTTTGTAATTGCACATCAATGCAGTGATAACCTCACGAGCCAACTGCTGTTCAGTAGTCAGCTGATATCCTCTCATTACAGGTAGATGTCCCTCGCCCACCAACTGGATATATTCATTTATACCTCGAATATTCTGACTGTAAGCATTCGCCAACTGACTGATAGCCGTCACGCCAAAAGCATAGACCTGCCCCGTAGTAGCTCGTGTGCAATATCCTTGAAAATTACGATGAAGTATTCCATTTTGTAGAGCAACATTCAACGAGTCTTCCGGTAGCACAAAGTGATCAAGCCCCACAGGAGTGTAACCCGAAGCAGTAAGAATATCACCTGCTCTAAGGTACATATCACGTTTAGACTCAGCTTCAGGAAGACCCAATCTCTCCAATTTAAGCTGATTCTTGTTAACCCAAGGCACATGTGCATACGAGAAAGTGACCAAGCGATCAGGTTTTAGAGCCACAGCACGACTGATAGTCTTTGCAAATCCTTCCACTGTCTGTCGGGGAAGTCCATAAATAAAATCAA
This is a stretch of genomic DNA from uncultured Bacteroides sp.. It encodes these proteins:
- a CDS encoding PadR family transcriptional regulator, with amino-acid sequence MNVDNVKSQMRKGMLEYCIMLLLHKEQAYASDIIQKLKEAKLIVVEGTLYPLLTRLKNDELLGYEWIESTQGPPRKYYRITEKGEIFLKELRLSWEELNETVNHIAGIEQN
- a CDS encoding GNAT family N-acetyltransferase, coding for MFTLRKAAIADCELINELAKEIFPKTYEEILSKEQLEYMFEWMYSIDNLHKQMNEGHQYFIAYKEDKACGYISIQQEENDLFHLQKIYVLPSFQNMHVGSFLFRKAIEYIRSIHPQKCTIELNVNRENKAVEFYERMGMQKIRQGDFHIGNGYYMNDYIMGLTLESATS
- the hemG gene encoding protoporphyrinogen oxidase; the protein is MEKIEKEVDVVVIGAGITGLVTTFTLMQKGLKVLLLEKKDQVGGQLHTIYDEGFVFESGPNTGVVSNMEVVQLFKALEDECTLEIARKESKVRLIWKKGAFHPLPAGHKAAIATPLFTWSDKIRILFEPFRCKGRDPLESIASLTRRRLGKSYLDYAVDPFISGIYAGDPEKLITRFAMPKLYRLDAEYGSFVRGAIKRRPILLAEKQQGISKEVFSVKGGFASLVVALSAKVTSDNMRLSLGEQLQITPAGKEWLINLGTTNELIHAKHVISTVPAYAMPSLFPFLAAEQLAPIVSLRYAPVIQVGVGMKDGKNVPQAFGGLIPGVEKERVLGILFNSSCYAGRAPENGASLSFFVGGMKHPELLDLRDDELKDLVVDSLHRMLGYPVGTEPDKLHVFRHKWAIPQYEADSESRLEAISHLQRTYPGLILGGSIRDGIGLADRIKQAFCMAQEVADSSVSPMM
- the hemN gene encoding oxygen-independent coproporphyrinogen III oxidase translates to MDLDLLSKYNIPTPRYTSYPPANYFHEGFTADKYYESVIASNQSNPQNISFYIHVPFCPRMCHYCGCNSYPMGKADVVSAYMEAVKKEISALLPLIDKNRKISQIHYGGGTPTAIPLHYLKEINEMFLSSFACIEHPEIAIECHPGYLNEKKWLQLIEAGFNRCSIGIQDFDEEVLKGVNRVPSLLPIEEVIALLHAHHLSVNFDFIYGLPRQTVEGFAKTISRAVALKPDRLVTFSYAHVPWVNKNQLKLERLGLPEAESKRDMYLRAGDILTASGYTPVGLDHFVLPEDSLNVALQNGILHRNFQGYCTRATTGQVYAFGVTAISQLANAYSQNIRGINEYIQLVGEGHLPVMRGYQLTTEQQLAREVITALMCNYKLNWAKLAQQMGISLETLKDGISYDNDKLKEMAADGIITYSAEEIKMTEEGKLYVRNVAAVFDPLMREEGAKRYSKPV